Proteins encoded by one window of Pseudomonadota bacterium:
- a CDS encoding lytic transglycosylase domain-containing protein, producing MYSKILTFIFVCLFPFYVYPAIYSYVDDNGNQHFTNMIPVGKKYSVVIPERNKIISTKDIDNSLYDKLIIHHSKIHGVDPSLIKAVMKAESNFNPYAVSHKGAQGLMQLMPDTAKLMRIDNPFDPDENIKGGTKYLKLLEEIFEGNLELMLAAYNAGPSKVMEHNMNVPPIEETRNFIKRVKFYYNKLKKPHEG from the coding sequence ATGTATTCAAAAATACTGACCTTTATTTTTGTCTGTCTTTTCCCGTTTTATGTATATCCTGCAATTTACAGTTACGTTGATGATAACGGTAATCAACATTTTACAAATATGATCCCCGTGGGGAAAAAGTATAGCGTGGTAATCCCTGAGAGAAACAAAATAATTTCAACAAAAGATATCGATAACTCCCTTTATGATAAATTAATAATACACCACTCAAAAATTCATGGGGTAGACCCATCCCTTATTAAGGCTGTTATGAAAGCTGAATCAAACTTTAACCCATATGCAGTTTCACACAAAGGGGCACAAGGACTTATGCAACTTATGCCGGATACAGCTAAACTCATGAGGATAGATAACCCTTTTGATCCAGATGAAAATATTAAGGGAGGCACAAAATACTTAAAATTACTGGAAGAGATTTTTGAAGGAAATCTTGAATTGATGCTTGCCGCATACAATGCAGGTCCATCCAAAGTGATGGAGCATAATATGAATGTCCCCCCAATAGAAGAAACCAGAAATTTCATAAAAAGAGTAAAATTTTACTATAACAAGTTAAAAAAACCCCATGAAGGTTAA
- a CDS encoding ATP-binding protein, whose product MNIYSIPPLLSAIILFILFLMGMFKAKKSKINLLFSLICFTGCLLNIDKTILTLIQDEHLAIKISRIDHLFLVFIIPLYLHFTLMVTGYKKWLPLVKLFYIIAIFLIPFTQHPLYLSHVKRYFFGFFAISGPLFYLFGIFSTVSVALSLYLLVKNLKEEKVSIKKTRIKYILLSFGLSAFVNHFDIVIMKGYEIYPIGNFVFMPMCLFGYAIYKHDIMEWKIFLNKGVVFFTLLLMSTGFFIGLEVLLKNLFYHTINIDLIYIISMVLTFFLVYFSKERIQNFLIQFLQQEFLKNRKAIKDLSFEILTLYKVEKIKRSIVDRLSEMFSLEKYDIKMVPKIDGYETASFLNESDSLWNQGYRLSIPIPSSSHPSYLLLGEKGDMSLYTGEEVEILSILSNHIALAFDNASAYKKLQDFSNSLEKLVDERTKALIQSESLAAVGRLAAGVAHELNNPIASVMSTLEFHIDHIKENSELYDDLSFSLGELKRAKDIVKSLLDSSRQKEEKKELVDIHNPIEDALRILYNQYKTKRIAIVKKLNAKHSLIIGNPPRLCQVFINIIKNAIDAIGEKDGNIIIETSNNNGSSSRPQGERDMQLICKITDNGEGIDKKVLKNIFQPFFTTKPQGKGMGLGLFITYEIIKDHDASIEVESDKANGTTFTLIFPCHPQ is encoded by the coding sequence ATGAATATTTATAGTATACCACCACTTTTAAGTGCCATAATCCTCTTTATTCTCTTTCTTATGGGGATGTTCAAGGCAAAAAAATCCAAAATTAATCTCCTTTTTTCCTTAATATGTTTTACAGGTTGTTTGCTCAATATAGATAAAACTATCCTCACCTTAATACAGGATGAACACCTTGCAATTAAAATTAGCAGGATTGACCATCTATTTCTGGTATTTATTATTCCCCTATACCTTCATTTCACCCTGATGGTAACAGGTTATAAGAAATGGTTGCCCTTGGTAAAACTTTTCTATATAATTGCCATCTTTCTAATACCTTTTACCCAGCACCCCCTTTATCTGTCCCATGTGAAGAGATATTTCTTTGGTTTCTTCGCCATCTCAGGGCCACTTTTCTACCTATTTGGGATATTTAGCACTGTTAGTGTTGCCTTATCTTTATACCTCCTCGTAAAAAATCTAAAGGAAGAAAAGGTTTCTATTAAAAAAACAAGGATTAAATACATCCTTTTAAGCTTTGGACTTTCAGCATTCGTAAATCATTTTGATATTGTTATTATGAAAGGCTATGAGATATATCCCATTGGAAATTTTGTCTTTATGCCCATGTGTCTCTTTGGATATGCAATATACAAGCACGATATCATGGAGTGGAAAATATTCCTGAACAAAGGGGTCGTCTTTTTCACTTTGCTTCTCATGTCAACAGGATTTTTTATTGGCCTGGAAGTATTATTAAAAAACCTCTTTTATCATACAATAAATATAGATTTAATTTACATAATATCTATGGTTCTGACCTTTTTTTTAGTTTATTTTTCAAAAGAAAGGATTCAAAATTTTCTCATTCAATTCCTGCAACAGGAATTTCTTAAAAATAGAAAAGCCATTAAAGACCTCAGTTTTGAAATATTAACACTATACAAAGTTGAAAAGATAAAGAGAAGTATCGTGGATAGATTATCTGAGATGTTCAGCCTTGAAAAATACGACATCAAGATGGTTCCCAAAATTGATGGGTATGAAACAGCAAGCTTTCTCAACGAGTCTGATTCACTGTGGAATCAGGGTTACAGGCTATCCATACCAATACCTTCCAGCTCTCATCCATCCTACCTGTTATTGGGTGAAAAAGGTGATATGAGCCTTTACACCGGAGAAGAAGTTGAAATTTTGTCCATCCTTTCAAATCATATAGCCCTTGCTTTTGACAATGCCAGCGCGTACAAAAAGTTACAGGATTTTTCGAACTCCCTTGAAAAACTTGTTGACGAGAGAACAAAAGCCCTCATACAGAGTGAAAGCTTAGCTGCAGTGGGAAGATTGGCAGCAGGAGTTGCCCATGAATTAAATAATCCGATAGCAAGCGTGATGAGCACCTTGGAGTTCCACATTGACCATATTAAAGAAAATAGTGAATTGTATGATGATTTGTCATTTTCCCTGGGCGAGCTTAAAAGGGCAAAGGATATAGTAAAAAGCCTTCTTGATAGCTCAAGGCAAAAAGAAGAAAAGAAGGAGTTAGTAGATATACATAATCCGATAGAGGATGCCCTGAGAATACTTTATAACCAATACAAAACAAAAAGGATTGCCATTGTGAAAAAATTGAACGCCAAACATAGTCTCATTATAGGCAATCCCCCAAGGCTATGTCAGGTATTTATAAACATAATAAAAAATGCAATTGATGCCATCGGTGAGAAAGATGGAAACATTATCATAGAGACCTCTAACAATAATGGCTCTTCTTCCCGTCCTCAAGGAGAAAGGGATATGCAGTTAATATGTAAAATCACAGATAACGGGGAGGGGATAGACAAGAAAGTACTTAAAAATATATTTCAACCCTTCTTTACTACAAAACCACAGGGTAAGGGGATGGGTCTGGGTCTGTTCATCACTTATGAAATTATAAAAGACCATGATGCCTCTATTGAAGTGGAAAGCGATAAGGCCAATGGCACTACATTTACACTTATTTTCCCTTGCCATCCACAATAA
- the rsmI gene encoding 16S rRNA (cytidine(1402)-2'-O)-methyltransferase, with protein MSGILYIVATPIGNLKDITMRAVEILNEVEIVIAENRARALKLLSHLNIRKHIISINSYNEGKKAHGIVEHLLRGENCALISSAGTPCVSDPGNGVIKRCYEAGIEVKVAPGPSAATGAISISGLYADRFLFFGFLPQKKGKKRKILRELLLFTYPIIFFESPRRLVETLYCIYEEFGNRHVVVMKEMTKLHEEVLRGEIEELIGQLSEKELKGEYTVIVDGKGK; from the coding sequence ATGAGCGGCATATTATATATAGTTGCTACCCCCATTGGAAATTTAAAAGACATTACGATGAGGGCTGTAGAAATATTGAATGAGGTAGAGATTGTTATTGCAGAAAATAGAGCTCGTGCCTTAAAGCTTTTAAGCCATCTGAATATAAGGAAGCATATTATATCGATAAATAGCTATAATGAGGGGAAAAAGGCGCATGGTATAGTTGAACATCTATTAAGAGGGGAAAATTGTGCGCTTATCTCAAGTGCAGGCACTCCATGTGTATCTGACCCGGGGAATGGAGTTATAAAAAGGTGTTACGAAGCGGGGATTGAAGTGAAAGTGGCACCAGGTCCTTCAGCGGCAACAGGTGCCATATCAATCTCTGGTTTATATGCAGATAGGTTTTTGTTTTTCGGTTTCTTACCACAAAAGAAGGGAAAAAAAAGAAAGATTCTAAGAGAATTATTATTATTTACTTATCCAATAATATTTTTTGAATCTCCAAGAAGGCTTGTAGAAACACTCTATTGTATATATGAAGAATTTGGCAATAGACATGTGGTTGTTATGAAAGAAATGACGAAGCTTCACGAGGAAGTCTTGAGGGGTGAGATTGAGGAGTTGATCGGTCAATTAAGTGAAAAAGAGTTAAAAGGTGAATATACAGTTATTGTGGATGGCAAGGGAAAATAA
- the pgsA gene encoding CDP-diacylglycerol--glycerol-3-phosphate 3-phosphatidyltransferase, which produces MKVKDETAYLWTLPNRLSIIRILFIPLIIILISTQEEGLLFASCLLFIIAGITDGLDGYMARKLRVTTKLGLYLDPIADKLLVSSVLITLTYYRLVPLWVTITLVGREFLINGLRSFYAMEGITIYPSFTGKLKTALQIIGISCILFNSSLPQIGSLNQIGMIISMTIIYIALFFSIFSAVKYIAAIFKPAKNRDS; this is translated from the coding sequence ATGAAGGTTAAAGATGAAACAGCTTATCTCTGGACACTTCCAAACAGACTGAGCATAATCAGAATACTCTTCATTCCATTAATAATAATCCTTATATCCACACAGGAAGAAGGGCTTCTTTTTGCATCATGTCTTTTGTTTATTATTGCAGGGATAACTGACGGTCTTGACGGGTATATGGCAAGAAAATTGCGGGTGACAACAAAACTCGGGTTATACCTTGACCCTATTGCCGATAAACTACTCGTTTCTTCAGTCCTTATAACGCTTACCTATTATAGATTGGTGCCTCTCTGGGTTACAATAACCCTTGTGGGAAGGGAATTTCTCATTAATGGTCTCAGGTCTTTTTACGCGATGGAGGGTATTACAATCTACCCATCTTTTACGGGGAAACTGAAAACGGCCCTGCAAATTATCGGTATATCATGTATACTCTTCAATAGTTCGCTCCCTCAAATTGGCTCTCTTAATCAAATTGGCATGATAATCAGTATGACAATTATATATATAGCCCTTTTTTTCAGTATTTTCTCTGCAGTAAAATATATTGCAGCAATTTTCAAGCCGGCAAAAAACCGTGATTCGTAA